From Acidobacteriaceae bacterium, the proteins below share one genomic window:
- a CDS encoding OmpA family protein, with the protein MKRTASLLLLMTAGLTAAQAQKANGSPTPWVPRATVALGYSVLDANAPPGNSEGFFANGGFLSASVSVNNWLSLVGEFNGVHAKQIGNLGQNLTLLEYAGGPRATLRQSRFSEFGQVTVGGVHAMDSYFPTATSYTTSANSFAVTMGGGMDYELTRRFALRPFEVQYLHTALPNAVNGSQNQVLLGAGLVIKFGGHFGRLGGQTVVTPKRRLAITCSANLRNVQAGETVEVTAITHTDDGNDAELVWTSNLGTISKNSNAVSVDTTGLAPGVYHVTAHAQLLTDNSVNAICEVPFRVMEAPKAAPAPVPPPPPPATDAERDFHEHVQDVYFDYDKWDLKPEASTSIAMAASYLKEHPKMSVLIGGYSDERGSTEYNIALGVKRANAVRDALIQAGIEDERVEVVSYGKGVQVCTTPKETCYHRNRRAAFQMHR; encoded by the coding sequence ATGAAACGCACGGCATCACTTCTGCTTCTTATGACCGCGGGCCTGACGGCAGCACAGGCCCAGAAAGCGAATGGGTCACCCACACCGTGGGTGCCCCGCGCAACCGTAGCCCTGGGGTACAGCGTTCTGGATGCGAACGCCCCCCCGGGCAACAGCGAAGGGTTCTTTGCCAACGGCGGCTTTCTCTCCGCCTCCGTGAGCGTCAACAACTGGCTTAGCCTCGTCGGAGAGTTCAACGGCGTACATGCAAAGCAGATCGGCAACCTGGGGCAGAATCTGACCCTGCTCGAATACGCAGGCGGACCACGAGCAACACTTCGTCAAAGCCGCTTTAGTGAATTCGGCCAGGTGACGGTTGGAGGAGTCCATGCAATGGACTCCTACTTCCCCACCGCCACCTCGTACACCACCTCGGCGAACAGCTTCGCCGTAACCATGGGCGGAGGTATGGACTACGAACTGACGCGGCGCTTCGCACTTCGTCCGTTCGAAGTACAGTATCTCCACACAGCACTACCGAACGCAGTGAACGGATCGCAGAACCAAGTCCTTCTTGGTGCTGGATTGGTCATCAAGTTCGGTGGCCACTTTGGCCGTCTCGGTGGACAGACCGTCGTGACACCCAAGAGAAGGCTGGCCATCACCTGCTCTGCCAATCTACGGAACGTGCAGGCAGGCGAAACGGTCGAAGTTACCGCCATTACCCATACCGATGATGGCAATGATGCCGAGTTGGTGTGGACCTCTAACCTCGGAACCATCTCGAAGAACTCCAACGCCGTCTCTGTCGATACAACGGGGCTCGCTCCCGGTGTTTATCACGTCACAGCCCATGCGCAGTTGCTCACCGATAACTCAGTGAACGCGATCTGCGAAGTGCCTTTCCGAGTAATGGAAGCTCCGAAGGCTGCACCTGCTCCTGTGCCACCTCCTCCGCCTCCCGCAACGGATGCAGAGCGTGACTTCCACGAGCATGTGCAGGACGTGTACTTCGACTACGACAAGTGGGACCTGAAGCCGGAAGCAAGCACCTCCATCGCCATGGCCGCAAGCTATCTGAAGGAGCACCCGAAGATGAGTGTTCTGATCGGTGGCTACTCCGATGAGCGTGGCTCGACCGAGTACAACATCGCCCTGGGCGTAAAGCGTGCCAACGCTGTGCGTGATGCGCTGATACAAGCAGGCATCGAGGACGAGCGCGTCGAGGTTGTGAGCTACGGCAAGGGCGTGCAGGTTTGCACAACGCCAAAGGAAACCTGCTATCACCGCAATCGCCGCGCTGCCTTCCAGATGCATCGCTAA
- a CDS encoding toxin-antitoxin system HicB family antitoxin, which produces MNSEDARHKSFPLRLPPSLRQQSTELARNEGISLNHFISLAIAEKVSRMHISDEGVREQARPALALVARKPVTENPGA; this is translated from the coding sequence ATGAATTCGGAAGACGCTCGTCACAAAAGCTTTCCTTTGCGCCTCCCTCCGTCCTTGCGCCAGCAATCGACCGAACTCGCGCGGAATGAGGGTATTTCGCTCAATCACTTCATCAGCCTTGCCATCGCGGAGAAGGTGAGCCGAATGCACATCAGCGACGAAGGCGTACGGGAACAGGCGCGTCCAGCACTTGCTTTGGTCGCTCGTAAACCCGTCACAGAGAACCCGGGGGCATGA
- a CDS encoding DUF3311 domain-containing protein: MALLLAPFAGLLWPPFYAKATPEIFGLPFFYAYQFAWIVGSAALTGAVYLHTRSTR; the protein is encoded by the coding sequence ATGGCACTTCTGCTTGCACCGTTTGCAGGGCTGCTCTGGCCACCGTTCTATGCAAAGGCCACTCCCGAGATCTTTGGCCTGCCGTTCTTTTACGCCTACCAGTTCGCCTGGATCGTTGGAAGCGCAGCATTGACAGGCGCGGTGTATCTCCACACCCGGAGCACCCGCTAA
- a CDS encoding putative Ig domain-containing protein has protein sequence MTHFEATRHTPLANLPRAAASHRKIDTSFAPNDLKGLEEMLLHGRRYYAKLSCSLAFLLLTLVMCGCGGGYPGMGLTSLTSSAHTIDAGQSATLQAVVTGSLPMQWSLSGDCGSSCGSLSVSSNSAVYVAPASLAAPIHVTVNAQIAGTNNKLQAAITVNPAVVIPTVPATGKVGTAYSAALTTTGGTGAVTLSLASGTLPPGLTFNAATALLSGTPTTVGNYTFVLRASDQSDVPYSISSTQSITISAATLVAAGGALPNGTVATAYTASVSATGGTTPYSWSLVSGTIPPGLTLSAGGALAGTPTTAGSYTFVAKVTDANSATATATYTVQIQNATLVAAGGALANGTVGTAYTANVTATGGATPYTWSLVSGTVPPGLTLSAGGALAGTPTTVGSYTFVAKVTDANSATATATYTVQIQSATLVAAGGALTNGMVGTAYSASTSATGGTTPYSWTVVGGTLPSGLTFSPAGMLTGTPTAAGSYTFMAKVTDANSATANATYTVLIQNATLVAAGGALTNGTVGTAYSASVTATGGSTPYTWAFVSGTLPPGLTLGANGALTGTPTTASSYTFVAKVTDANNVTANATYTVLIEATQLVNAGGTLADGTVGTTYTASVSASGGTSPYSWTLLSGTLPPGLTLSATGAVSGSPTTVGTYTFVAKVTDANSTSANGTYTIKVSAANNLVITSGTLPDGTVNVAYQQTLAITGGTSPYSCSVTTGALPAGLTFGAGCVVSGTPTTAGTVNFTTTTTDASSPALTATKAMSITISGAPVVLTVGQPPTATVGVIYSEPIPVSGGTAPYSCVLKSGTLPAGLTLGTNCVISGTPTTAGSPMFTVTVTDSSSPTTSKDASITMTVNGPAALTFTGSLVDATLGVAYSQTLAATGGTAPYTYAVTTGSLPAGLSLSSTTGVVSGTPTAVGSTTFTVTATDSENPVVTASLQLTLNVNYPVTPYDGALTGPYAFLMQGYDDVVLGVLAYQQSTVGSFTANGMGIITMGEQDSNHQSSNPTTTTVTTQSTHGTYTLNSSYQGSLTISSFNADGTVSGTITYAIAVKAPVAPATVSGNGTLIEADGNGLVGTRGSGMFQAQTALTTATALNGSFAFGLSGDTPCLVSCTVNLGGGPLATVGQFAVTTNGSLSGTADANIATTNYPNAAVTGTASTADGSGRLQLSMSNPTIPSSAYPTDFAVYMIDATHAFVMSTDKHSSYSLLAGSLTAQTTTTFSNASLTGAYVGYENSPTNPGLVGTILQNVLNLSTATVFRGTANATGTLNTTYVDQAGLTGLLNGVTGILGVNVPLLQDLLGTYSSTGNSAYTVGTTGRAVLNYPVPSSLLSGLLGLLGISAQPPAPRVAYLTSPNNGYFLETGYAGLGLLSKEAAAPYTLATLKGTFIYGTQPAASLASINASGTVVADGAGNETSNLDTNVGVGNLNIIQLGTTSTGTYTLNDATAGRYLLTPSGALYPTVVYPLANGQFVILDTNPLTTSPSVALLY, from the coding sequence ATGACTCATTTTGAGGCAACGCGTCATACGCCGCTCGCAAATCTGCCCCGTGCAGCTGCGAGTCATCGGAAGATAGACACGTCGTTCGCACCGAACGACTTGAAGGGCCTGGAAGAGATGCTGCTGCATGGCAGGCGTTATTACGCCAAGCTAAGCTGCAGCCTCGCGTTCTTGCTGCTTACGCTTGTTATGTGCGGCTGCGGAGGCGGATACCCAGGCATGGGCCTTACCTCGCTGACCAGTTCAGCCCACACCATCGACGCCGGTCAGTCTGCGACGCTGCAAGCCGTCGTCACCGGCAGCCTGCCCATGCAGTGGTCCCTGAGCGGCGACTGCGGCTCGAGCTGTGGTTCGCTTTCGGTCTCCTCTAATTCCGCAGTGTATGTTGCTCCCGCAAGCCTCGCTGCTCCCATTCATGTCACCGTGAACGCGCAGATCGCGGGTACCAACAATAAGCTTCAGGCAGCAATTACGGTCAATCCGGCGGTGGTGATCCCAACCGTGCCGGCAACCGGCAAGGTCGGAACGGCCTATTCTGCCGCACTCACGACCACCGGGGGTACAGGCGCTGTAACCCTGAGTCTCGCTTCAGGAACGCTGCCTCCCGGGCTGACGTTCAATGCAGCTACAGCACTCCTCTCCGGCACGCCGACAACTGTCGGCAATTACACGTTTGTGCTCCGCGCAAGCGACCAGAGTGATGTGCCCTACTCCATCAGCAGCACGCAGAGCATCACTATCAGCGCAGCGACACTCGTCGCGGCTGGCGGCGCGCTGCCCAACGGAACCGTCGCAACCGCCTATACCGCGAGCGTGTCCGCTACCGGTGGCACAACACCTTATAGCTGGTCGCTGGTTTCGGGAACTATACCTCCGGGACTCACGCTCAGCGCAGGTGGCGCTCTCGCTGGAACCCCAACCACCGCTGGAAGCTACACCTTCGTCGCGAAGGTAACCGATGCAAACAGCGCGACGGCTACCGCAACCTATACCGTGCAGATCCAGAACGCGACGCTGGTCGCGGCTGGTGGAGCTCTCGCCAACGGCACTGTTGGAACCGCCTATACCGCGAACGTAACGGCTACCGGCGGAGCAACACCGTACACCTGGTCGCTGGTTTCGGGAACAGTACCTCCGGGACTCACGCTTAGCGCAGGCGGTGCTCTCGCTGGAACCCCCACCACGGTTGGTAGCTACACCTTCGTCGCCAAGGTAACCGATGCAAACAGCGCGACGGCTACCGCAACCTACACCGTGCAGATCCAGAGCGCGACGCTGGTAGCAGCTGGCGGCGCTCTCACCAACGGCATGGTTGGCACAGCCTACTCAGCAAGCACTTCGGCTACGGGTGGCACCACACCCTACAGCTGGACAGTTGTTGGCGGCACGTTGCCTTCGGGTCTGACGTTCTCCCCCGCAGGCATGCTCACGGGCACGCCAACCGCTGCGGGCAGCTACACCTTTATGGCAAAGGTGACGGACGCAAATAGCGCGACCGCAAACGCAACCTATACCGTACTGATCCAGAACGCGACGCTGGTAGCAGCTGGCGGCGCTCTCACGAACGGCACGGTAGGCACAGCCTACTCGGCAAGCGTGACGGCAACCGGCGGCTCGACACCGTATACCTGGGCGTTCGTTTCAGGCACACTGCCTCCGGGCCTTACGCTTGGCGCAAACGGCGCTTTGACAGGCACACCGACCACCGCAAGCAGCTACACCTTTGTCGCGAAGGTGACGGATGCAAACAACGTAACCGCAAACGCAACCTACACCGTGCTGATTGAAGCAACGCAGCTCGTAAACGCCGGCGGAACGCTCGCAGACGGTACTGTTGGTACCACCTACACCGCCAGCGTGTCAGCATCGGGTGGCACAAGCCCCTACAGCTGGACGCTGCTGTCGGGCACGCTGCCTCCGGGCCTTACGCTCTCGGCAACCGGGGCGGTTTCGGGCTCGCCGACGACGGTAGGAACGTACACCTTTGTCGCGAAGGTAACGGATGCAAACAGCACGAGCGCGAACGGCACCTACACCATCAAGGTGTCGGCGGCCAACAACCTGGTGATCACCTCGGGCACTCTGCCGGATGGCACCGTCAACGTGGCCTATCAGCAGACGCTGGCTATTACAGGCGGCACAAGCCCCTATAGCTGCTCGGTAACCACTGGAGCGCTTCCGGCCGGACTCACGTTCGGTGCAGGCTGCGTAGTCAGCGGTACGCCGACAACGGCTGGCACCGTCAACTTCACCACAACAACAACCGATGCAAGCTCACCTGCGCTGACGGCAACGAAGGCGATGTCAATCACGATCTCCGGAGCACCGGTCGTGCTCACGGTGGGTCAACCTCCGACAGCTACAGTCGGCGTGATCTACAGCGAACCGATCCCGGTCTCGGGTGGTACGGCTCCCTACAGCTGCGTGCTCAAGTCGGGCACTCTGCCTGCCGGCCTCACGCTGGGAACCAACTGCGTGATCAGCGGAACGCCGACAACAGCTGGTTCGCCAATGTTTACCGTCACAGTGACCGACTCCTCCTCGCCGACAACGTCGAAGGATGCGTCCATCACGATGACTGTGAATGGTCCGGCCGCTCTCACCTTCACCGGCTCTCTGGTGGACGCAACGCTTGGCGTGGCTTACTCGCAGACGCTGGCAGCAACTGGTGGCACAGCTCCTTACACCTACGCGGTAACAACCGGCAGCCTGCCCGCAGGTCTGTCGCTGAGTTCTACCACCGGTGTCGTCAGCGGAACGCCGACGGCGGTTGGTTCCACCACCTTTACGGTGACAGCAACCGACAGCGAAAACCCGGTCGTAACGGCCAGCCTGCAACTCACGCTGAACGTCAACTATCCGGTCACACCGTATGACGGCGCTCTGACAGGACCGTACGCGTTCCTGATGCAGGGCTATGACGATGTTGTTCTCGGCGTACTGGCTTACCAGCAGTCGACGGTCGGTAGCTTCACCGCTAACGGCATGGGCATCATCACCATGGGCGAGCAGGACTCGAACCACCAGTCCTCCAACCCCACCACCACAACGGTGACGACGCAGAGCACGCACGGCACCTACACGCTGAACTCCAGCTACCAGGGTTCGTTGACGATCTCTTCGTTCAACGCCGACGGTACGGTGTCCGGCACGATAACGTATGCGATCGCAGTGAAGGCTCCGGTGGCTCCGGCAACGGTGTCCGGAAACGGCACGCTGATCGAAGCTGACGGCAACGGTCTGGTCGGTACTCGCGGTTCGGGTATGTTCCAGGCTCAGACTGCACTGACCACCGCCACGGCGCTGAACGGCAGCTTTGCCTTCGGCCTCTCGGGCGACACACCCTGCCTCGTATCCTGCACCGTCAACCTCGGTGGCGGGCCTCTGGCAACGGTAGGTCAGTTCGCTGTAACCACTAACGGCAGCCTCAGCGGAACGGCTGACGCCAACATCGCAACGACCAACTATCCGAATGCAGCGGTTACCGGTACGGCAAGCACCGCAGACGGTAGCGGCCGCCTGCAACTGTCGATGTCGAACCCAACCATCCCGTCGTCCGCGTACCCCACAGACTTTGCGGTGTACATGATCGACGCAACCCATGCCTTTGTGATGTCGACGGACAAGCACTCCAGCTATAGCCTGCTGGCTGGCTCGCTGACAGCACAGACGACGACCACCTTCAGCAACGCATCGCTGACCGGCGCTTACGTCGGCTACGAAAACTCACCCACCAACCCTGGACTGGTTGGCACGATTCTTCAGAACGTGCTCAATCTGTCGACAGCCACTGTCTTCCGCGGAACGGCAAACGCAACAGGAACTTTGAACACGACCTACGTCGATCAGGCTGGCTTGACTGGCTTGCTTAACGGAGTCACGGGGATCCTGGGCGTCAACGTTCCTCTGCTGCAGGATCTGCTGGGCACCTACTCCTCCACGGGGAACAGTGCCTACACGGTTGGGACAACAGGCCGCGCTGTTCTGAACTATCCGGTTCCGAGCAGCCTTCTCTCGGGCCTCCTCGGCCTGCTGGGAATTTCGGCTCAGCCCCCTGCACCTCGCGTTGCCTACCTGACCAGCCCGAACAATGGCTACTTCCTGGAAACGGGATATGCCGGACTCGGTCTGCTCTCGAAGGAAGCAGCTGCACCGTATACGCTCGCAACCCTCAAGGGAACGTTCATCTACGGCACGCAGCCTGCGGCTTCGCTGGCGAGCATCAACGCAAGCGGAACAGTCGTAGCAGATGGTGCAGGCAATGAAACCAGCAACCTCGACACGAACGTAGGAGTCGGCAACCTCAACATCATTCAGTTGGGAACCACGAGCACGGGAACATACACCCTCAATGACGCTACTGCCGGACGTTACCTGCTGACGCCCTCTGGAGCGCTCTATCCGACGGTGGTCTACCCGCTCGCAAATGGCCAGTTCGTCATCCTGGACACCAACCCGCTGACAACGTCACCTTCCGTCGCGCTGCTTTACTAG
- a CDS encoding sodium:solute symporter, producing MLTHGNGIVLGVFLLVLLLVGASGILASRWHSTGHGALEEWGLGGRQFGTLVTWFLVGGDFYTAYTIIAVPALVFATGAAGFFALPYTIIVYPFVFATMPRLWSVSRAHGLVTPADFVRVRYGSRWLATAVAATGVIALMPYIALQLTGIEVVLAQMGFTGSTALLRAMPIILAFACVATFTYTAGLRAPASIAFAKDTMIYIVVLAAVFLLPRHFGGYHTIFAHAADHFARTGTGSVILMPAGFSAYATLALGSALAAFMYPHTVTSVLASGSSDVIRRNAVLLPAYTFLLGLVALLGIVGAAAGLHLHSAKDLVPALFSLVFPRWFLGFAFAAIAVAALVPAAIMSIAAANLFSRNIYKEYLRPDASPSSQAQIAKYSSLAVNAGALLFVLFVPMQYAINLQLIGGVLILQTLPAIVFGLWKRLFHHGALLGGWVVSMGFSLWLLAKLHFQSAIYPIAFGNHIVPMYIGVIALGVNLILTTLMTLLLDAAKVARLPDATQPEEYN from the coding sequence ATGCTGACACATGGAAATGGGATTGTTCTGGGAGTCTTTCTTCTCGTGCTGCTCCTGGTCGGCGCCTCCGGGATACTCGCGTCGCGGTGGCACTCTACCGGCCACGGAGCACTGGAAGAGTGGGGGCTGGGCGGACGACAATTCGGAACTCTGGTGACGTGGTTTCTTGTGGGAGGCGACTTCTACACGGCATACACCATCATTGCCGTGCCAGCGCTGGTCTTTGCCACAGGAGCGGCAGGATTTTTCGCGCTGCCGTACACCATCATCGTGTACCCGTTCGTCTTCGCGACCATGCCTCGACTCTGGAGCGTGAGCCGCGCGCATGGGCTCGTTACCCCCGCAGACTTTGTACGCGTTCGTTACGGCAGCCGCTGGCTGGCGACTGCCGTCGCCGCCACAGGCGTTATCGCGCTCATGCCCTACATCGCACTGCAACTTACCGGCATTGAAGTGGTTCTGGCGCAAATGGGATTCACCGGCAGCACGGCCCTGCTGCGCGCCATGCCAATCATCCTTGCATTCGCCTGCGTCGCAACGTTTACCTATACCGCAGGGCTGCGTGCACCAGCCTCCATCGCGTTTGCAAAAGACACGATGATCTACATCGTTGTGCTCGCAGCCGTCTTCCTTCTACCGCGTCACTTCGGTGGCTATCACACGATCTTTGCGCACGCTGCTGATCACTTTGCCCGCACAGGCACAGGCTCCGTCATCCTTATGCCTGCAGGCTTCAGCGCTTACGCCACACTTGCACTTGGCTCCGCGCTCGCAGCCTTCATGTATCCCCACACCGTCACAAGCGTGCTCGCCTCCGGCAGCTCTGACGTCATTCGCCGCAACGCGGTTCTGCTCCCCGCCTATACCTTCCTGCTTGGGCTGGTGGCTCTGCTGGGAATCGTAGGAGCAGCCGCAGGTCTGCATCTGCATTCCGCAAAAGATCTCGTTCCAGCTCTGTTCAGCCTCGTCTTTCCGCGGTGGTTTCTGGGCTTCGCCTTCGCCGCAATTGCAGTCGCAGCCTTAGTCCCTGCGGCGATCATGTCCATCGCTGCCGCCAACCTCTTCAGCAGAAATATCTACAAAGAGTACCTCCGCCCAGACGCTTCACCCTCCAGCCAGGCGCAGATTGCGAAGTACTCCTCCCTTGCAGTGAACGCCGGCGCATTACTCTTTGTGCTCTTCGTGCCCATGCAGTATGCAATCAACCTTCAGTTGATCGGCGGCGTTCTGATTCTCCAAACACTGCCAGCCATTGTCTTCGGCCTCTGGAAGCGGCTATTTCATCATGGGGCGTTGCTGGGCGGCTGGGTCGTCAGTATGGGATTCTCTCTGTGGCTTCTGGCGAAATTGCACTTCCAGAGCGCCATCTATCCCATCGCATTCGGCAACCATATCGTGCCCATGTACATTGGCGTAATCGCCCTGGGCGTCAATCTGATCCTGACGACGCTAATGACCCTTCTGCTCGATGCTGCGAAGGTCGCAAGGCTACCGGACGCAACTCAGCCGGAAGAATATAACTAG
- a CDS encoding HD domain-containing protein: MKIGRRAGLRPEDFRSLFYALLFKDIGTTGEQETGLQFLAEADAEATLLWTEGSAVLPRRRVLPAALTLLRQQPTFSGVKQLLEKFVSNRLHGEAIRRRRRVLGSQRVMDMGLSHDTADAIGYMDIKWNGGGTPSSRNETIAVLAQIVKLAQTLELLHEAYGSKVTLDLLYRRCKGLFDPGLVAAAMLTFHSEETWKPLREGDLTAVVTALEPNAEDGETHSIDRLCEVFAEVIDTRSQHMMRHSTAVAKLAAHLAKDMGLNEWQTTAVHRAALLHDLGNLTVEPEVLDKAELLTEEEKETINRAPLLTLDLLSSIPGFEEVASTAAMHRERLDGSGQPFGLRGESISLLARILAVAEVAEALAAGRAYRSKHTADEVLQLISEMAPDKLDVSCIAMLRSPEALSLVA; this comes from the coding sequence ATGAAGATAGGCCGACGCGCGGGCCTGAGGCCTGAAGACTTCCGCAGCCTCTTCTATGCGCTACTCTTCAAAGACATTGGCACCACGGGCGAGCAGGAAACAGGTCTGCAGTTTCTGGCTGAGGCTGATGCCGAAGCAACACTACTGTGGACCGAAGGCTCTGCTGTTCTGCCTCGCCGCCGCGTACTTCCTGCCGCGCTCACACTACTACGGCAGCAGCCTACGTTCTCAGGCGTCAAACAGCTTCTGGAAAAGTTCGTGTCCAACCGGCTGCATGGGGAAGCAATCCGGCGTCGCAGGCGCGTGCTCGGCTCACAGCGAGTGATGGATATGGGGCTGTCCCACGATACCGCAGACGCGATCGGATACATGGACATAAAGTGGAACGGTGGCGGCACTCCCTCGTCTCGCAATGAAACGATCGCCGTTCTGGCGCAGATTGTGAAGCTCGCCCAGACGCTTGAGCTCCTGCACGAGGCCTATGGCAGCAAAGTAACGCTCGACCTGCTGTATCGGCGCTGCAAAGGTCTGTTTGATCCCGGCCTGGTTGCTGCAGCCATGTTGACGTTCCACTCGGAAGAGACATGGAAGCCGCTTCGCGAAGGGGATCTTACCGCTGTCGTCACGGCCCTGGAACCAAACGCAGAAGATGGCGAAACGCACTCGATTGATCGCTTGTGCGAGGTCTTCGCGGAAGTCATCGATACGCGTTCGCAACATATGATGCGCCACTCAACGGCTGTGGCAAAGCTGGCGGCGCACCTTGCAAAAGACATGGGACTCAACGAGTGGCAGACCACAGCAGTGCATCGGGCTGCCCTGCTGCACGATCTCGGCAATCTTACCGTTGAGCCTGAGGTGCTGGATAAGGCCGAACTGCTGACAGAAGAGGAAAAAGAGACGATCAACCGAGCACCATTACTGACGCTCGACCTACTATCGTCTATACCGGGCTTCGAAGAAGTCGCATCCACTGCGGCCATGCATCGTGAACGCCTGGATGGCTCAGGTCAGCCGTTCGGACTACGCGGAGAATCGATCAGTCTGCTCGCCAGAATCCTTGCAGTGGCAGAGGTCGCAGAGGCGCTCGCAGCCGGACGAGCCTATCGAAGCAAGCACACCGCCGATGAGGTGTTACAACTCATCAGCGAAATGGCTCCGGATAAGCTCGATGTAAGTTGCATAGCGATGCTGCGCTCTCCAGAAGCTTTATCTCTGGTCGCGTAG
- a CDS encoding FAD-dependent oxidoreductase translates to MLDRTMTRRQVLRWIEGSLVAATVSGSIPARAFAGVATVDLVVYGGTPAGIMAAVTAAHAGLHVILVEPSDRLGGMVTGGLGLTDVGNRHLVGGLTLKFFRQVEAHYGSHAWNLEPHLALQFFEDMLHEANVVVQRGKRLREGKGVRKSGAVIEALQFEDGSTLEARMFIDATYEGDLLAQAAVSHVLGREGASEFEEPWGGVQTYPSKYLHLSPADMKGHLLPEISSLVAAPVGSADNRLMAYTFRLCLTSDASNRLPLPKPPGYDPARYALLGRILQHHAHPNLDAVAKLSPLPNNKIDLNNAGFFSTDYVGGSSKYPTASYRERSRIWQEHYNYVSGLLYFLSNEPTVSDDVRGRMASYGLAKDEFTGSHGWPGQLYVREARRMRGVYTMTQRDITTETIKEDSVGMGSYQADSHNMQRLVVGPDMIANEGGMFHKTEPYAIPFRSLLPKPADATNLLVPVCLSSSHVAFCTIRMEPQWMILGEAAGLAVAKALQGKTTLHHLEPAALTAALRDHGSVLSLADAAMAKKG, encoded by the coding sequence ATGCTTGATCGCACCATGACACGTCGCCAGGTACTTCGTTGGATTGAAGGCAGTCTCGTCGCTGCCACAGTTAGCGGCAGCATTCCGGCTCGCGCCTTCGCCGGCGTCGCGACCGTCGACCTCGTCGTCTACGGTGGAACCCCCGCCGGAATTATGGCGGCGGTGACGGCGGCTCATGCTGGTCTGCACGTCATCCTGGTTGAGCCTTCAGATCGGCTTGGAGGAATGGTCACCGGTGGTCTTGGTTTGACCGACGTGGGCAACCGTCACCTGGTCGGCGGGCTCACGCTCAAGTTCTTCCGCCAGGTTGAAGCGCACTATGGAAGCCACGCCTGGAACCTTGAGCCGCACCTTGCACTTCAGTTCTTCGAAGACATGCTCCATGAAGCGAACGTTGTGGTGCAGCGCGGCAAGCGCCTTCGCGAGGGGAAGGGAGTTCGAAAGAGCGGAGCAGTCATCGAAGCGCTTCAGTTTGAAGATGGCTCTACCCTCGAAGCGAGGATGTTCATCGATGCCACGTACGAAGGCGACCTTCTTGCGCAGGCTGCTGTCAGCCACGTTCTCGGGCGAGAAGGCGCTTCGGAGTTCGAGGAGCCTTGGGGCGGTGTGCAAACCTACCCCAGCAAATATCTACACCTTTCCCCTGCCGACATGAAGGGGCATCTGCTGCCGGAGATCTCTTCGCTTGTTGCAGCACCTGTGGGCAGTGCGGACAACAGGCTGATGGCCTATACCTTCAGGTTGTGTCTCACGTCGGATGCGAGCAATCGTCTGCCTCTGCCAAAACCACCGGGCTATGACCCTGCTCGCTACGCGCTGTTGGGGCGGATCCTGCAACATCACGCTCACCCGAACCTCGATGCGGTGGCGAAGTTGAGCCCTCTGCCGAACAACAAAATTGATCTCAACAATGCCGGGTTCTTCTCCACGGACTACGTCGGCGGGAGCTCGAAGTACCCAACCGCCAGTTATCGCGAGCGGTCGCGTATCTGGCAGGAGCACTACAACTACGTTTCCGGCCTTCTCTACTTTCTTTCCAATGAGCCAACCGTCAGCGATGATGTTCGCGGGCGCATGGCGTCTTATGGCCTGGCGAAGGACGAGTTCACCGGTAGCCACGGCTGGCCAGGACAGCTTTATGTGCGTGAGGCCCGGCGTATGCGTGGGGTCTACACCATGACGCAACGTGACATTACAACGGAGACAATCAAGGAAGACTCCGTGGGGATGGGCTCCTATCAGGCTGACTCGCACAATATGCAGCGGCTGGTGGTTGGGCCAGACATGATCGCCAACGAAGGTGGGATGTTCCATAAAACGGAGCCTTACGCTATTCCGTTCCGCTCGCTGCTCCCGAAACCGGCTGATGCCACCAATCTGTTGGTTCCGGTCTGCCTGTCGTCATCACATGTAGCGTTTTGCACGATCCGCATGGAGCCACAATGGATGATCCTCGGAGAAGCTGCTGGATTGGCGGTGGCTAAAGCTTTGCAGGGCAAGACCACGTTGCATCATCTGGAGCCTGCCGCGCTGACCGCCGCTTTGCGCGACCATGGCAGCGTCCTTTCACTTGCAGACGCTGCCATGGCTAAGAAAGGCTAA